A single window of Nocardia sp. NBC_01327 DNA harbors:
- the pheS gene encoding phenylalanine--tRNA ligase subunit alpha, with amino-acid sequence MADDNDRAEQTAALTEESLAAAAEAAEKAFAAATDLEALATAKTEYMGGKSPIALAQRSLGTLPKEEKSEAGKRVNVARQRVTHAYEARNTELLAERDAAVLVAEAIDVTLPARRGAVGARHPINALSERVGDVFVAMGWEIAEGPEVETEHFNFDALNFLPDHPARTMQDTFHIAPEGSRQVLRTHTSPVQVRSMLSRDLPIYVVCPGRTFRTDELDATHTPVFSQVEGLAIDKGLTMAHLKGTLDAFARALFGPNTTTRMRPSFFPFTEPSAEVDVWFEDKKGGPGWVEWGGCGMVNPKVLIASGIDPEVYSGFAFGMGLERTLQFRNGLPDMRDIVEGDVRFTLPFGIQA; translated from the coding sequence GTGGCCGACGACAACGACCGTGCCGAGCAGACCGCGGCGCTGACCGAGGAATCCCTCGCAGCCGCCGCGGAGGCCGCTGAGAAGGCGTTCGCCGCCGCCACCGACCTGGAAGCGCTCGCGACCGCCAAAACCGAGTACATGGGCGGCAAGTCGCCGATCGCGCTGGCACAGCGCTCCCTGGGCACGCTGCCCAAGGAGGAGAAGTCCGAGGCGGGCAAGCGGGTGAACGTGGCCCGGCAGCGCGTGACGCACGCCTACGAGGCCCGCAATACCGAACTGCTCGCCGAGCGCGATGCCGCGGTGCTGGTGGCCGAGGCCATCGACGTGACCCTGCCCGCCCGGCGCGGTGCGGTGGGCGCGCGGCACCCCATCAATGCCCTCTCCGAGCGTGTCGGTGATGTGTTCGTCGCCATGGGCTGGGAGATCGCCGAAGGTCCCGAGGTCGAGACCGAGCACTTCAACTTCGACGCCCTGAACTTCCTGCCGGATCATCCGGCGCGCACCATGCAGGACACCTTCCATATCGCGCCCGAGGGTTCGCGGCAGGTGCTGCGCACGCACACCTCGCCGGTGCAGGTGCGCTCCATGCTCTCTCGTGACCTGCCCATCTATGTGGTGTGCCCCGGTCGCACCTTCCGCACCGATGAGCTCGATGCCACGCATACCCCGGTGTTCTCCCAGGTGGAGGGTCTGGCCATCGACAAGGGCCTGACCATGGCGCATCTGAAGGGCACCTTGGACGCGTTCGCGCGTGCGCTGTTCGGCCCGAACACCACCACCCGCATGCGGCCCAGCTTCTTCCCCTTCACCGAACCGTCCGCCGAGGTGGACGTGTGGTTCGAGGACAAGAAGGGCGGTCCGGGCTGGGTCGAGTGGGGCGGCTGCGGCATGGTGAATCCGAAGGTGCTCATTGCCAGCGGGATCGATCCCGAGGTGTACAGCGGTTTCGCCTTCGGCATGGGTCTGGAGCGGACTCTGCAGTTCCGCAACGGCCTGCCCGATATGCGCGACATCGTCGAGGGCGACGTGCGTTTCACGCTGCCCTTCGGCATCCAAGCCTGA
- a CDS encoding nitroreductase family protein has product MNTMISVAEAIRARRTVRHYRPDPVPAAALEALLELAMEAPSSWNLQDRSIVVVTEPAGRDGLAWATGGQPQPQEAPVLLVFVAETQAWQEDRGDVYDHARRNGAWNEQFIAGFSVASTEFQQNLAERGLLREYAVKDAMIAAAYVMLAATELGLATSPMNGWEEDRVKKVIGIEDRPDLSIALLMSVGYAAEQRPHPGRRAVERTVFRETYPVA; this is encoded by the coding sequence ATGAACACCATGATCTCCGTAGCCGAAGCCATTCGCGCCCGCCGCACCGTCCGGCACTACCGGCCCGATCCGGTGCCCGCCGCCGCCTTGGAAGCCCTGCTGGAACTGGCCATGGAGGCGCCCTCCAGCTGGAATCTGCAGGACCGCTCGATCGTGGTGGTCACCGAACCGGCGGGCCGGGACGGTCTGGCCTGGGCCACCGGTGGGCAGCCGCAGCCGCAGGAGGCCCCGGTGCTGCTGGTCTTCGTCGCGGAAACCCAAGCGTGGCAAGAGGATCGGGGCGATGTGTACGACCACGCCCGCCGCAACGGCGCCTGGAACGAGCAGTTCATCGCCGGATTCTCGGTCGCGTCCACCGAGTTCCAGCAGAATCTGGCCGAGCGCGGGCTGCTGCGCGAGTACGCGGTGAAGGACGCCATGATCGCCGCCGCCTACGTCATGCTGGCCGCCACCGAGCTCGGGCTGGCCACCTCGCCGATGAACGGCTGGGAGGAGGACAGGGTGAAGAAGGTGATCGGCATCGAGGATCGCCCGGATCTGTCCATCGCCCTGCTCATGTCCGTCGGCTATGCCGCCGAGCAGCGTCCGCACCCGGGCCGGCGGGCCGTCGAGCGCACTGTTTTCCGCGAGACCTACCCGGTCGCGTGA
- a CDS encoding winged helix-turn-helix transcriptional regulator, with protein MTTFVESSGLPADVYSPKCPTRQVLDHIAGKWTILVVDALLQQDTMRYTELSRRIGGVSQKMLTQTLRSLEGDGFLTRTMHPTIPPRVEYQLTPLGRSLAEPISALRQWTETHINEVERARALNHAE; from the coding sequence ATGACCACGTTCGTCGAATCCTCGGGCCTGCCCGCCGACGTCTACTCCCCCAAATGCCCCACCCGCCAGGTCCTGGACCACATTGCCGGGAAGTGGACGATCCTCGTGGTGGACGCCCTGCTGCAGCAGGACACCATGCGCTACACCGAGCTGTCCCGCCGCATCGGCGGCGTCTCCCAGAAGATGCTCACGCAAACCCTGCGCAGCCTGGAAGGCGACGGATTCCTCACCCGCACAATGCATCCCACCATTCCACCGCGAGTGGAATACCAGCTGACGCCACTGGGCCGCAGCCTCGCTGAACCGATCAGCGCGCTGCGGCAGTGGACCGAAACTCATATCAATGAAGTGGAGCGAGCCCGGGCTCTGAATCACGCTGAGTAA
- a CDS encoding MFS transporter: MTGTLETAPGAPGSSASRKPPLAAVLAAVGIPMFMVTLDNLVVTSALPVIKHDLGASLSDLQWFVNAYTLSFASLLLTASALGDRLGRRKLFLFGIALFTAASAACAMASEPWMLILFRAIQGFGAAAVMPLSLTLLSASVPEKMRSAAIGIWGGISGLGVALGPVIGGAVVDGLNWQWIFWINVPIGILAVPFVARVLNESFGGARRLDVIGLLLSAGGVLAVVWGVIHGADDGWGSAVVLSGLLGGAALLVAFVVWERRVGAPMLPLHLFRSRGFSVINTVLFTFSIGVFGSIFLLAQYFQVVQGYSPLQSGIRTMPWTMAPMVVAPLAGLIVDKVGPRVLVATGQVLLAFALGWMALIVTVDVSYGSFVLPFILGGIGMGLTFAPASSVVMASASAQDQGMASGANNTIREVGVAMGVAILASVFASRGGYATPQSYVDGLQPAIYVGAAIVAVGAVISLFLPGRKRPAAEITVTQRDSEPGLAPLH, translated from the coding sequence ATGACTGGAACACTCGAAACCGCCCCTGGCGCACCCGGGTCGAGCGCTTCGCGCAAACCCCCGCTCGCTGCCGTCCTTGCCGCCGTCGGCATCCCCATGTTCATGGTCACGCTGGATAATCTGGTGGTGACCAGCGCTTTGCCGGTCATCAAGCATGACCTCGGCGCCTCGCTGAGCGACCTGCAGTGGTTCGTGAACGCCTACACGCTCTCGTTCGCCTCCCTGCTGCTTACCGCCTCCGCCCTCGGTGACCGACTCGGTCGCCGCAAGCTCTTCCTGTTCGGCATCGCGCTCTTCACCGCCGCCTCGGCCGCCTGCGCCATGGCGTCCGAACCGTGGATGCTCATCCTGTTCCGGGCGATTCAGGGCTTCGGCGCGGCCGCGGTCATGCCGCTCTCACTCACTCTGCTGTCGGCCTCGGTCCCGGAGAAGATGCGCAGCGCCGCCATCGGTATCTGGGGTGGCATCTCAGGACTCGGCGTGGCACTCGGCCCGGTCATCGGCGGCGCGGTCGTGGACGGCCTGAACTGGCAGTGGATCTTCTGGATCAATGTGCCCATCGGCATCCTCGCCGTGCCTTTTGTCGCACGGGTGCTGAACGAATCCTTCGGTGGCGCACGCCGATTGGATGTGATCGGCCTGCTGCTCTCGGCCGGTGGCGTGCTCGCGGTGGTGTGGGGTGTCATTCACGGCGCCGACGACGGCTGGGGTTCGGCCGTCGTGCTCAGCGGATTGCTCGGTGGCGCAGCGCTTCTCGTCGCATTCGTGGTCTGGGAGCGGCGGGTCGGCGCGCCGATGCTGCCGTTGCACCTGTTCCGGTCCCGTGGCTTCAGCGTGATCAATACCGTCCTGTTCACCTTCTCGATCGGTGTGTTCGGCTCGATCTTCCTGCTGGCCCAGTACTTCCAGGTGGTGCAGGGGTATTCGCCGCTGCAGTCGGGTATTCGGACCATGCCGTGGACCATGGCGCCCATGGTGGTGGCCCCGCTCGCCGGTCTGATCGTCGACAAGGTCGGTCCCCGGGTGCTGGTCGCTACCGGTCAGGTATTGCTGGCGTTCGCGCTGGGCTGGATGGCGCTGATCGTCACGGTCGATGTCTCCTACGGCTCGTTCGTACTGCCGTTCATCCTCGGCGGCATCGGTATGGGCCTGACCTTCGCGCCCGCATCCTCGGTCGTCATGGCCAGCGCTTCCGCGCAGGATCAGGGCATGGCCTCGGGCGCCAACAACACCATTCGTGAGGTCGGTGTCGCCATGGGTGTCGCGATCCTGGCGTCGGTCTTCGCCTCCCGCGGCGGTTATGCCACGCCGCAGAGCTACGTCGACGGCCTGCAACCGGCGATCTACGTCGGCGCCGCGATTGTCGCGGTGGGCGCGGTGATCTCGCTGTTCCTCCCCGGCCGCAAGCGTCCGGCCGCGGAAATCACTGTTACTCAGCGTGATTCAGAGCCCGGGCTCGCTCCACTTCATTGA
- a CDS encoding TetR/AcrR family transcriptional regulator: MTRTRMTASERGEEVLQAAVIAFAQSGYAATKTDEIARLAGVSQPYVIRLFGTKQQLFLATLELACDRIEEIFRAAALEADPVAAPRDKLDTLGSAFETFLDERDLPLMLLHGFAACGEPAIGIATRDRFGRIYQLIRDLTGASVSEARDFIAAGMLLTDLAAMRTTGPEAIETPWATEMLDDLRGTGA, encoded by the coding sequence GTGACGAGAACCCGCATGACCGCCAGCGAGCGTGGCGAGGAAGTGCTGCAGGCCGCCGTCATCGCCTTCGCCCAATCCGGTTACGCCGCAACAAAAACCGATGAGATCGCACGCCTGGCAGGCGTGTCGCAGCCATATGTCATCCGCCTCTTCGGCACCAAGCAGCAGCTGTTCCTGGCGACCTTGGAGCTGGCGTGCGATCGCATCGAGGAGATCTTCCGGGCCGCCGCCCTCGAGGCCGACCCCGTCGCCGCCCCCCGGGACAAATTGGACACGCTCGGGTCGGCGTTCGAGACCTTCCTCGACGAGCGCGACCTGCCGCTCATGCTGCTGCACGGCTTCGCCGCCTGTGGTGAACCGGCGATCGGCATCGCGACCCGCGACCGCTTCGGCCGGATCTACCAGCTGATTCGCGATCTCACCGGAGCCTCGGTGTCCGAGGCCCGCGACTTCATCGCCGCCGGCATGCTGCTCACCGATCTGGCCGCCATGCGGACCACCGGACCCGAAGCCATCGAAACACCTTGGGCCACAGAGATGCTCGACGACCTGCGGGGTACAGGCGCCTGA